The region TGGAAGAAGCTCAACAAACTCTGGAACACCGTTAATGTCGTCTTTGAATTCATATACTGCCTTTATAACGTCAATAACTTTCAGAAATGCCAGTCCCGCTCCGGTAAGACAGTATTTCTCGCCCTCCCTTCTCACAAGACCCTCGTCTTCAAAAATTGTGAGGGTTCTTGATAGTGTGGAAGGAGCGTAGCCGTTAATATTGAGAATCTCTCTGAAACTGCAGGGTTTATCCATCAAACTTTCAAGAATTCGAACCTTATCCTCCTTTACGAGTTCCTTAGATATACTATCAAATCCCATGTTATATTCAATCGGCTCTCGGAGATATATTTTTCTCTTTTCGATAATATCTGCAGTGAATGGAAATCCTGCACTCATCGCACAGGGGCCTGAGAGGTTTGCATACCGTCTGACCGTAACCCACAAATGCCCTGTTCACTTTTCTCCAGAGCTTTTCAGGAATCCTCTTCTTAAGCTCGATTTCTGTTTCCTCGGGGGTTTTTGTTTCAACAATGCCGATTCTGTTGGCAATTCTGTGGACATGTGTGTCGACGGCTATGGTTTCGACGCCGAAGACCTCAGAAAGGACGATATTTGCAACCTTTCTCCCAACACCAGGGAGCTTCAGGAGACCTTCAAGTGTTGAGGGTATCTCTTTTCCGTCAAGCTCTTCAGCAAGCTTTTTCAGAATTTTGGCCTTGT is a window of Geoglobus acetivorans DNA encoding:
- a CDS encoding endonuclease III yields the protein MSIDRILDVMEDEAKRRNAPVYTLKERTSDPFKVLISAILSTRTRDEQTVSVADRLFQRVSDFSDLKNMEIRELEDLLKGVGFYRNKAKILKKLAEELDGKEIPSTLEGLLKLPGVGRKVANIVLSEVFGVETIAVDTHVHRIANRIGIVETKTPEETEIELKKRIPEKLWRKVNRAFVGYGQTVCKPLRPLCDECRISIHCRYYRKEKNISPRAD